A window of the Microvirga terrae genome harbors these coding sequences:
- the clpA gene encoding ATP-dependent Clp protease ATP-binding subunit ClpA encodes MPSFSRSLEQALHRALALAGERRHEYATLEHLLLALIDDQDAAAVMRACNVDLDVLRRNLVDYVDSELANLVADGRQDSKPTAGFQRVIQRAVIHVQSSGRDEVTGANVLVAIFAERESHAAYFLQEQDMTRYDAVNYISHGIAKRPGLTESRSPRGSEEESSSERPTQEEGDARQKKKGDALDAYCVNLNKKAKEGRIDPLIGRESEVQRTIQVLCRRQKNNPLLVGDPGVGKTAIAEGLARKIVQGEVPEVLKGATVFALDMGTLLAGTRYRGDFEERLKQVMKEIEAHPNAIMFIDEIHTVIGAGATSGGAMDASNLLKPALAQGSLRCIGSTTYKEYRQYFEKDRALVRRFQKIDVNEPSVPDAIEIVKGLKPYFEDFHKLKYTNDAVKAAVELSARYINDRKLPDKAIDVIDETGASQMLLPEGRRKKTIGIKEIEATIATMARIPPKTVSKDDAEVLAHLQDTLKRVVYGQDKAIEALSSAIKLARAGLRDAEKPIGSYLFAGPTGVGKTEVAKQLAASLGVELLRFDMSEYMERHTVSRLIGAPPGYVGFDQGGLLTDGVDQHPHCVLLLDEIEKAHPDLFNILLQVMDHGKLTDHNGKQVDFRNVIIIMTTNAGAADMARPAYGFTRTKREGDDTEAINKLFTPEFRNRLDAVISFAHLPKEVVQKVVEKFVMQLDAQLADRNVSIELTDEARDWLVEHGYDEAMGARPMGRLIQSTIKTPLADEVLFGRLKNGGAVRVVVKTDEIGLQNLGFEYVEGPVKPKPEKDVTNAAKKKPKAKSASSKTKKAVKPKGSDGNGGGGVRTVPKVPLVRA; translated from the coding sequence TTGCCGAGCTTTTCTCGCAGTCTTGAACAAGCCCTTCACCGCGCTCTCGCTCTCGCAGGAGAGCGCCGACATGAATACGCAACCCTCGAACACCTCCTCCTGGCCCTGATCGACGACCAGGATGCTGCGGCCGTCATGCGGGCCTGCAATGTCGATCTCGATGTTCTCCGGCGCAACCTGGTCGATTATGTCGACAGCGAACTGGCCAATCTGGTGGCCGACGGGCGTCAGGACTCTAAGCCGACCGCCGGTTTCCAGCGCGTGATCCAACGGGCCGTGATCCATGTCCAGTCGTCCGGCCGCGACGAGGTGACCGGCGCCAACGTGCTGGTCGCCATTTTCGCGGAGCGCGAGAGCCACGCCGCATACTTCCTGCAGGAGCAGGACATGACCCGCTACGACGCGGTCAACTATATCAGCCACGGCATCGCCAAGCGCCCCGGCCTCACGGAGAGCCGATCTCCGCGCGGGTCCGAGGAGGAATCTTCGAGCGAGCGGCCGACGCAGGAGGAGGGTGACGCGCGCCAGAAGAAAAAGGGTGATGCTCTCGACGCTTACTGCGTCAATCTCAACAAGAAGGCGAAGGAAGGACGGATCGACCCGCTGATCGGCCGCGAATCCGAGGTCCAGCGGACCATCCAGGTCCTGTGCCGTCGCCAGAAGAACAATCCGCTCCTGGTGGGCGACCCCGGCGTGGGCAAGACCGCCATCGCGGAAGGCCTCGCGCGCAAGATCGTTCAGGGCGAGGTCCCGGAGGTTCTGAAGGGAGCCACCGTGTTCGCCCTCGACATGGGCACCCTCCTGGCCGGCACCCGCTATCGTGGCGATTTCGAAGAGCGCCTGAAGCAGGTCATGAAGGAGATCGAGGCTCATCCGAACGCCATCATGTTCATCGACGAGATTCATACGGTGATCGGCGCCGGCGCCACGTCCGGCGGCGCTATGGATGCCTCGAACCTCCTGAAGCCCGCGCTGGCTCAGGGCAGCCTCCGCTGCATCGGCTCGACCACCTACAAGGAGTACCGCCAGTATTTCGAGAAGGACCGGGCCCTTGTCCGCCGCTTCCAGAAGATCGACGTCAACGAGCCGTCCGTGCCCGATGCCATCGAGATCGTGAAAGGTCTGAAGCCCTATTTCGAGGATTTCCACAAGCTCAAGTACACCAACGACGCCGTGAAGGCGGCGGTGGAACTGTCGGCCCGCTACATCAACGACCGCAAGCTGCCGGACAAGGCGATCGACGTGATCGACGAGACCGGCGCGTCCCAGATGCTCCTGCCCGAAGGTCGCCGCAAGAAGACCATCGGCATCAAGGAAATCGAGGCCACCATCGCCACCATGGCGCGGATTCCACCCAAGACCGTATCGAAGGACGACGCCGAGGTGCTCGCTCACCTGCAGGATACCCTGAAGCGGGTCGTCTACGGTCAGGACAAGGCCATCGAGGCTCTCTCCTCGGCGATCAAGCTGGCTCGGGCCGGTCTCCGCGACGCGGAGAAGCCCATCGGCTCGTACCTGTTCGCCGGACCCACGGGCGTCGGCAAGACCGAAGTCGCCAAGCAGCTGGCTGCTTCCCTCGGGGTCGAACTCCTGCGCTTCGACATGTCGGAGTACATGGAGCGCCACACTGTCAGCCGCCTCATCGGGGCGCCTCCGGGCTATGTGGGTTTCGACCAGGGTGGTCTGCTGACCGACGGCGTCGACCAGCACCCGCATTGCGTGCTCCTGCTCGACGAGATCGAGAAGGCGCACCCGGATCTGTTCAACATCCTGCTCCAGGTCATGGATCACGGAAAGCTGACGGATCACAACGGCAAGCAGGTCGATTTCCGTAACGTGATCATCATCATGACCACGAACGCAGGCGCCGCCGACATGGCCCGGCCGGCCTATGGCTTCACCCGCACCAAGCGTGAGGGTGACGATACGGAAGCGATCAACAAGCTGTTCACGCCCGAGTTCCGCAACCGCCTCGATGCCGTCATTTCTTTCGCCCACCTGCCGAAGGAAGTGGTCCAGAAGGTGGTCGAGAAGTTCGTCATGCAGCTCGATGCCCAGCTCGCCGATCGAAATGTCTCGATCGAGCTCACCGACGAGGCCCGCGATTGGCTGGTCGAGCATGGCTACGATGAGGCCATGGGTGCTCGTCCGATGGGACGCTTGATCCAATCGACGATCAAGACACCGCTCGCGGACGAGGTTCTGTTCGGACGCCTCAAGAACGGCGGAGCCGTTCGCGTGGTGGTCAAGACGGACGAAATCGGCCTCCAGAACCTCGGCTTCGAGTATGTCGAGGGTCCGGTGAAGCCGAAGCCCGAGAAGGATGTGACCAACGCGGCCAAGAAGAAGCCCAAGGCCAAGTCGGCTTCTTCTAAGACGAAAAAGGCCGTGAAACCGAAGGGATCCGATGGTAATGGAGGCGGAGGCGTCCGCACTGTTCCGAAAGTTCCGTTGGTTAGAGCATGA
- a CDS encoding RidA family protein — protein MSAVDKKLQELGITLPMPAAPVANYVPFVRTGNLVVISGQLCLGLDGKLADAHKGKLGAEISPEIGQEAARLCAINLLAQLKAAVGDLDRVTRCVRLGGFINAVPTFAALAPVMNGASDLMVEVLGDAGRHARSTIGVAELPLDACVEVEGMFEVQ, from the coding sequence ATGAGTGCAGTCGACAAGAAACTTCAGGAACTGGGAATTACACTTCCGATGCCGGCCGCGCCGGTCGCGAATTATGTCCCATTCGTCAGGACCGGGAACCTGGTCGTCATCTCCGGGCAGCTCTGCCTCGGGCTGGACGGGAAGCTGGCCGATGCGCACAAGGGCAAGCTCGGTGCCGAGATCTCTCCTGAGATCGGCCAGGAGGCGGCGCGGCTCTGCGCGATCAACCTGCTCGCGCAGCTCAAGGCCGCCGTCGGCGACCTCGACAGGGTCACGCGCTGCGTCCGCCTCGGCGGCTTCATCAATGCGGTGCCGACCTTTGCGGCCCTCGCTCCCGTGATGAACGGCGCCTCGGACCTGATGGTCGAGGTTCTGGGCGATGCAGGCCGGCATGCCCGCTCCACCATCGGGGTCGCCGAGCTGCCGCTTGACGCCTGTGTCGAAGTTGAAGGGATGTTTGAAGTCCAATGA
- a CDS encoding PAS domain-containing sensor histidine kinase — MQELVKPPHVFPANGGAMGERIRRHQWSTTAVGPIETWPQSLRTAVSMMLHSKFPTFMAWGHELTSFYNDAYAPMLGSKPEALGRSFRDVWAEAWGTVGPIAERAFLGEASYFEDLPITIERNGYPEQTWWTFSYSPIHDETGGVGGILCIVHDTTAKVHGERRLGFLVRLSDRLRSLNEPLEVITAAQAMLGEHLKASRVGYGEVEETARYFTTERNWTDGTVEHRTGTHDLAAFGPEIHGALKRGETLIVHDAAADPRTNSPEHLAAFAFLEFSSVVTVSLIKHGRMVAALYVHNREPRLWSESEVKLIEDVAERTWDAIERIRSEAALRKSEERLQLALEASSVVGTWDWDIQSDLVYADERFATLYGVDPARAATGAPIAGFLKGVHPSDRARIEDLIREALDTGRTLAAEYRTIDGSGQVHWVFAQGRCYRAAGQPVRFPGVCVDITERKRAEEHRELLINELNHRVKNTLATVQSIASQSLRNAETTEAARSAMEARLLALSRAHDVLTRENWEGAGLVEIVREALAPYRHDRENRLHVEGPDVRLSPRMALAIAMALQELATNAVKYGALSNASGEVRVAWVVEQKGEKRLRFSWTETGGPPVKAPRRRGFGTRLIERSLAQDLNGEAHITFAPTGIICTVDAAFA, encoded by the coding sequence ATGCAGGAGCTTGTGAAACCTCCACATGTCTTCCCCGCCAACGGCGGGGCCATGGGCGAGCGCATCCGCCGCCACCAGTGGTCGACCACAGCGGTTGGACCGATCGAGACATGGCCGCAGTCCCTGCGAACCGCCGTCAGCATGATGCTGCATTCCAAGTTTCCGACCTTCATGGCGTGGGGCCATGAGCTGACGAGCTTCTACAACGATGCCTACGCTCCGATGCTCGGATCGAAGCCTGAGGCACTTGGGCGCTCATTCCGGGATGTCTGGGCGGAGGCATGGGGCACGGTCGGCCCGATCGCTGAACGAGCCTTTCTGGGCGAGGCAAGCTACTTCGAAGATCTGCCGATCACCATCGAGCGCAATGGATATCCCGAGCAGACATGGTGGACGTTTTCCTACAGCCCGATCCACGATGAGACCGGCGGCGTCGGCGGCATTCTCTGTATCGTACACGACACGACCGCGAAGGTTCACGGCGAACGGCGGCTCGGGTTTCTGGTCCGCCTGAGCGACCGCCTGCGCAGTTTGAACGAACCGCTTGAGGTCATCACGGCTGCCCAGGCGATGCTGGGCGAGCACCTCAAAGCGAGCCGCGTCGGCTACGGAGAGGTCGAGGAGACGGCCCGCTACTTCACTACGGAGCGGAACTGGACGGACGGAACGGTCGAGCACCGGACCGGGACGCACGACCTGGCGGCATTCGGTCCGGAGATTCATGGCGCCCTCAAACGCGGTGAAACCCTGATCGTGCATGACGCTGCCGCCGACCCGCGGACCAATTCTCCCGAGCACCTGGCTGCCTTCGCCTTCCTCGAGTTCTCCTCCGTTGTCACCGTCAGTCTGATCAAACACGGGCGCATGGTCGCGGCCCTCTACGTTCACAACCGGGAGCCGCGCCTCTGGAGCGAGAGCGAAGTCAAACTCATCGAGGACGTCGCCGAGCGGACCTGGGATGCCATCGAGCGCATCCGATCGGAGGCGGCCCTTCGCAAGAGCGAGGAGCGCCTTCAGCTCGCCCTCGAGGCGTCGAGCGTTGTGGGAACCTGGGACTGGGACATCCAGTCCGATCTGGTTTATGCGGACGAGCGTTTCGCCACGTTGTACGGGGTCGACCCCGCACGAGCCGCGACGGGAGCGCCCATCGCCGGCTTCCTGAAAGGCGTTCATCCGAGCGACCGCGCCCGGATCGAGGACCTGATTCGGGAAGCGTTGGACACGGGGCGCACTCTGGCCGCGGAGTACCGCACGATCGACGGATCCGGACAGGTCCACTGGGTTTTCGCCCAGGGACGCTGCTACCGGGCAGCTGGGCAGCCGGTCCGGTTTCCCGGCGTCTGCGTCGACATCACCGAGAGAAAGAGAGCCGAGGAACACCGGGAGCTTCTCATCAACGAGCTGAATCACAGGGTAAAGAACACCCTGGCGACCGTACAATCCATCGCCTCTCAGAGCCTGCGCAATGCGGAAACCACAGAAGCGGCCCGCTCGGCCATGGAGGCTCGCCTGCTGGCGCTCTCCCGCGCCCACGATGTGCTCACGCGCGAAAATTGGGAGGGGGCCGGACTGGTCGAGATCGTCAGGGAGGCGCTAGCCCCCTATCGCCACGACCGCGAGAACCGGCTGCATGTGGAGGGCCCGGATGTGCGCCTCTCGCCCCGGATGGCGCTCGCTATCGCGATGGCCCTGCAGGAACTAGCGACCAACGCCGTGAAATATGGCGCTCTCTCCAATGCCTCGGGCGAGGTGCGGGTGGCATGGGTGGTCGAGCAGAAGGGTGAGAAACGCCTGCGCTTCAGCTGGACCGAGACAGGCGGCCCTCCGGTGAAGGCTCCACGGCGGCGCGGCTTCGGCACGCGCCTGATCGAGCGGAGCCTGGCTCAGGATCTCAACGGCGAGGCCCATATCACGTTCGCTCCGACCGGGATCATCTGCACGGTCGACGCCGCCTTCGCGTGA
- a CDS encoding NADPH-dependent FMN reductase translates to MAKLIGISGSLREASYNSALLRNAASLMPKGAELVVETIRGIPLYDGDVETQEGIPARVTELKETIAAADGLLLVTPEYNNSIPGVFKNAIDWLSRPDSDIKRVFGGKPVAVIGASPGGFGTILSQDAWLPVLRTLRADFWAGGRLMVSRAQTVFNQDGTIADQKVEEQLRKFLEGFTAYVAAGRNTRMP, encoded by the coding sequence GTGGCGAAACTGATCGGCATTTCGGGTAGCCTGCGCGAAGCTTCGTACAATTCCGCCTTGCTGCGGAATGCCGCCAGCCTGATGCCCAAAGGCGCGGAACTGGTCGTCGAGACCATCCGAGGGATCCCGCTCTACGACGGCGATGTCGAAACGCAGGAAGGTATTCCGGCGCGGGTGACGGAGTTGAAAGAGACCATCGCGGCTGCGGACGGCCTTCTTCTCGTCACGCCCGAATACAACAACTCCATCCCCGGAGTGTTCAAGAACGCCATCGACTGGCTCTCAAGACCGGACTCGGACATCAAGCGCGTCTTCGGTGGGAAGCCGGTCGCGGTCATCGGAGCATCGCCGGGCGGGTTCGGCACGATTCTCTCTCAGGACGCGTGGCTTCCGGTCCTGCGGACGCTCAGAGCGGATTTCTGGGCCGGGGGACGTCTGATGGTGTCGCGGGCCCAAACCGTCTTCAACCAGGATGGCACCATTGCCGATCAGAAGGTCGAGGAGCAGCTGCGCAAATTCCTCGAGGGTTTCACCGCGTACGTCGCCGCAGGGCGGAACACCAGGATGCCTTGA
- a CDS encoding SPOR domain-containing protein — protein MNSVWMGRRKTWALVGIVASFAVAVASPADAARRKAKQAGGGYSPLSASIVVDAKTGKILQGENVDEPRIPASLTKVMSLYLLFEQLERGRMRADTPLTVSAYAASQPPTKLGLRPGSTIEVDDAIKAMVTLSANDVSVVVAENIAGSEDAFAQMMTRKARELGMSSSAFYNPHGLPHEPPNITTARDLSILGRAIQDRFPRYFAYFQTQSFQYGRRTIRGHNRLLGKIEGVDGIKTGYTRLSGFNLLTSVNTDTRSIVAVVLGGRSGASRDQRMAGLIESHLPRAYAGTRTAPSVVENQPAMVAEAPAPRPVDPAPIAAPVKVASAIAQAPVAQASTPQAGPDRKPLDLNTLRPVVASAAGASSTTTPSSVRWQKGQEPLPLNAQAYAALQTSAPIPASQKAALQAKIEAKASEPAPSANIPAATKTASLKADAPKTEASEPKKAVTGWVVQLGATDDEDKAKAMLDSARSRFGKVLGKASPFTEKVTVDGSTLYRARFSGFSESNDAANACKQLKKGGVNCFAARG, from the coding sequence ATGAATTCGGTTTGGATGGGACGCCGAAAGACATGGGCTCTTGTTGGTATCGTTGCGTCATTTGCCGTCGCGGTCGCCTCTCCGGCGGATGCGGCACGGCGCAAGGCCAAGCAGGCCGGCGGCGGTTATAGCCCCCTCTCTGCCTCCATCGTGGTCGACGCCAAGACCGGCAAGATTCTCCAGGGTGAGAATGTCGACGAACCGCGCATTCCCGCATCCCTTACGAAGGTGATGAGCCTTTACCTCCTGTTCGAGCAGCTCGAGCGCGGGCGCATGCGCGCCGACACGCCCCTCACCGTCTCCGCCTATGCCGCCAGCCAGCCGCCGACCAAGCTCGGCCTACGCCCCGGCTCGACCATCGAGGTCGACGATGCCATCAAGGCGATGGTGACCCTCTCGGCCAACGACGTTTCCGTTGTGGTGGCCGAGAACATCGCAGGTTCGGAGGACGCTTTCGCGCAGATGATGACCCGCAAGGCGCGGGAGCTCGGCATGAGCTCGTCGGCCTTCTACAATCCCCACGGCCTGCCGCATGAGCCGCCGAACATCACGACCGCCCGTGACCTGTCGATCCTCGGCCGCGCGATTCAGGACCGGTTCCCACGGTACTTCGCCTATTTCCAGACCCAATCCTTCCAGTATGGCAGGCGAACCATCCGCGGCCATAACCGGCTGCTCGGCAAGATCGAGGGCGTGGACGGGATCAAGACCGGCTACACCCGTCTGTCCGGCTTCAATCTGCTGACCTCGGTCAACACCGACACCCGCAGCATCGTGGCCGTTGTGCTCGGTGGCCGCTCCGGCGCGTCCCGCGACCAGAGAATGGCGGGTCTCATCGAGAGCCATCTGCCGCGGGCCTATGCGGGCACCCGGACCGCGCCTTCCGTGGTCGAGAATCAGCCGGCCATGGTGGCAGAGGCTCCGGCTCCGCGCCCGGTCGACCCGGCACCCATCGCGGCACCCGTCAAAGTGGCCTCGGCCATCGCCCAGGCTCCTGTTGCACAGGCCTCGACGCCTCAGGCCGGCCCCGACCGCAAGCCGCTCGACTTGAATACCCTGCGGCCGGTCGTGGCCTCGGCTGCCGGCGCCAGCTCGACCACCACGCCCTCCTCGGTCCGGTGGCAAAAGGGTCAGGAACCCCTGCCGCTGAATGCCCAGGCCTATGCAGCCCTTCAGACCTCCGCGCCGATCCCGGCTTCCCAGAAGGCTGCCCTGCAGGCCAAGATCGAGGCAAAGGCCTCCGAGCCTGCCCCGTCCGCGAACATTCCCGCGGCGACCAAGACAGCCTCCCTCAAGGCTGACGCTCCCAAGACGGAGGCGTCCGAGCCCAAGAAGGCCGTGACGGGCTGGGTCGTTCAGCTCGGTGCGACGGACGATGAAGACAAGGCCAAGGCCATGCTCGACTCGGCCCGCAGCCGGTTCGGCAAGGTTCTGGGCAAGGCTTCCCCCTTCACCGAGAAGGTGACGGTCGACGGGAGCACCCTGTACCGGGCACGGTTCTCGGGATTCTCGGAGTCGAACGATGCTGCCAACGCCTGCAAGCAGCTCAAGAAAGGCGGCGTCAACTGTTTCGCCGCACGTGGCTAA
- a CDS encoding GNAT family N-acetyltransferase codes for MTFQAKIAQGLKLVPAADWDACALDTGSGHDDPFNPFLSHAFLSALEDSGCVGGRSGWAPVHVLIEDEADKLLGAAPCYLKSHSMGEYVFDHSWADAYTRAGGRYYPKLQVAVPFTPVTGPRLLVPDGPRSAEIRSALIAGLRALRDQTGASSIHATFLQEADLQALTSEKFLRRDDQQFHWFNEGYGRFEDFLGALASRKRKAIRRERRDALANGISVEWVLGKDITEAHWDAFFAFYMDTGSRKWGRPYLNRRFFSLIGERMAERILLVMAKRSGRHIAGAINFVGDKRLYGRNWGCIEDHPFLHFEVCYYQAIEFAIAHGLDRVEAGAQGEHKLARGYRPVITSSAHDIADPSLRRAVQAYLDQERLYVSEAAGELAAATPFRHREED; via the coding sequence GTGACATTCCAAGCCAAAATCGCACAAGGCCTGAAACTTGTCCCGGCCGCCGACTGGGACGCCTGTGCGCTCGATACGGGTTCCGGCCACGACGACCCGTTCAACCCGTTCTTGTCCCACGCCTTCCTGTCCGCCCTGGAGGATTCCGGCTGCGTCGGCGGAAGGTCCGGGTGGGCGCCGGTTCATGTGCTCATCGAGGACGAGGCCGATAAGCTGCTTGGTGCTGCTCCCTGCTACCTCAAGTCCCATTCCATGGGCGAGTACGTCTTCGACCATTCCTGGGCCGATGCCTATACGCGGGCCGGCGGACGGTACTACCCGAAGCTCCAGGTGGCCGTTCCGTTCACGCCGGTCACAGGCCCTCGCCTGCTCGTTCCGGACGGACCGCGCTCGGCGGAGATCCGCTCCGCTCTGATTGCCGGCTTGAGGGCCCTGCGCGATCAGACCGGCGCATCCTCCATACACGCAACCTTCCTGCAGGAAGCGGATCTCCAGGCACTCACATCGGAAAAGTTTCTCCGACGGGACGACCAGCAGTTCCACTGGTTCAATGAGGGTTACGGCCGCTTCGAGGATTTTCTCGGAGCCCTTGCCTCCCGCAAGCGCAAGGCGATCCGGCGCGAGAGGCGCGACGCCCTCGCGAACGGCATCTCAGTCGAGTGGGTCTTGGGCAAGGACATCACCGAGGCGCACTGGGACGCCTTCTTCGCGTTCTACATGGATACCGGTTCCCGCAAATGGGGCCGCCCCTATCTCAACCGCCGCTTCTTCTCGCTGATCGGCGAACGGATGGCCGAGCGCATTCTCCTCGTCATGGCCAAGCGCAGCGGTCGCCACATCGCCGGGGCGATTAACTTCGTCGGCGACAAGCGACTCTACGGACGCAACTGGGGCTGCATCGAGGACCATCCCTTCCTGCATTTCGAGGTCTGCTACTATCAGGCCATCGAGTTCGCCATTGCGCACGGGCTGGATCGAGTCGAAGCCGGAGCCCAGGGAGAGCACAAGCTCGCCCGAGGCTACAGGCCCGTCATCACCTCCTCGGCGCACGACATCGCGGACCCCTCCCTGCGCCGGGCAGTTCAGGCCTATCTTGATCAGGAGCGTCTCTACGTCTCCGAGGCTGCCGGCGAACTGGCAGCCGCTACACCGTTCCGGCACCGTGAAGAGGATTAG
- a CDS encoding cell envelope integrity EipB family protein, whose protein sequence is MRFLVAACGLSIALLAPASAQTARPSVKLVPHRAVYDLSLLRAGGSNGVDHATGRIAMEFGGDACEGYTLKYRQVTILNSSESGSNTLDIQTATYEAGDGRSMHFKSSSFRQGMIKDGEVDGDAKLTPQGNLNVDLKQPKRKAFGAPGETVFPTEHLKRLIEAGRRGDTTLSVKVYDGSNRGDKVYETLGLIGRKIEAGAASASLEDVAQGEKLASVARWPITISYFEEGKADRTPVYTISFQLHENGVSRDLKLDYGDFALKGELKSLDLQASSSCSH, encoded by the coding sequence ATGCGTTTCCTCGTTGCGGCCTGCGGCCTGTCCATCGCCTTGCTTGCTCCTGCCTCTGCCCAAACGGCAAGGCCTTCGGTCAAATTGGTTCCTCACAGGGCGGTTTATGACCTGTCCCTGTTGAGAGCCGGCGGGTCCAATGGCGTCGATCACGCGACGGGGCGGATCGCCATGGAATTCGGGGGCGATGCCTGCGAGGGCTACACCCTCAAGTACCGCCAGGTGACGATCCTCAACAGCAGCGAGTCCGGCTCCAACACGCTCGACATCCAAACCGCCACGTATGAGGCGGGCGACGGCCGATCCATGCATTTCAAGTCCAGCTCGTTCCGGCAGGGCATGATCAAGGATGGCGAGGTGGACGGCGACGCCAAACTCACGCCGCAGGGCAATCTCAATGTCGACCTGAAGCAGCCCAAGAGAAAAGCGTTCGGGGCGCCGGGCGAGACCGTGTTTCCGACCGAGCACCTGAAGCGGCTAATCGAGGCGGGACGCCGGGGGGACACCACCCTGTCCGTGAAGGTCTATGACGGTTCCAACAGGGGCGACAAGGTCTATGAGACCCTCGGACTGATCGGCCGGAAAATCGAGGCGGGCGCCGCTTCGGCCTCGCTCGAGGACGTCGCACAGGGCGAAAAGCTCGCCTCCGTCGCGCGCTGGCCCATCACCATCAGCTACTTCGAGGAAGGCAAGGCGGATCGCACGCCTGTCTACACGATCTCGTTCCAGCTTCACGAGAACGGCGTTAGCCGGGACCTGAAGCTCGATTATGGGGACTTTGCTCTGAAAGGAGAGCTGAAAAGTCTCGACCTGCAGGCGTCAAGTTCCTGCAGCCATTAA
- a CDS encoding phasin family protein produces MLQPFTHIQKFGQDNLDATVKALGAFSSNSQAIAAETADFARKSFEQTSSTVEKLLGVQTLDKAVEIQTAFVKGAYDSLVSQTAKMSALYSALAAETMKPYEGLLSKASAA; encoded by the coding sequence ATGCTTCAGCCGTTTACCCACATTCAGAAATTCGGCCAGGACAACCTGGATGCCACCGTGAAGGCGCTTGGAGCCTTCTCAAGCAACAGCCAGGCCATCGCGGCCGAGACGGCGGACTTCGCTCGCAAGTCGTTCGAGCAGACCTCTTCCACGGTCGAAAAGCTCCTTGGCGTTCAGACCCTCGACAAGGCTGTCGAAATCCAAACCGCCTTCGTCAAAGGCGCCTATGACAGCCTCGTGAGCCAGACGGCCAAGATGAGCGCACTCTATTCGGCGCTCGCGGCGGAGACGATGAAGCCTTATGAGGGTCTCCTCTCCAAGGCGTCAGCCGCATAA
- the clpS gene encoding ATP-dependent Clp protease adapter ClpS, which translates to MLRLAQGSLTLSETRPVSAAGGAQPPGGDDGGRSNTAIITKTKPRTKRPNLYRVLLLNDDYTPMEFVVHVLERFFNKNREDATRIMLHVHQNGVGECGVFTYEVAETKVTQVMDFARKHQHPLQCVMEKN; encoded by the coding sequence ATGCTGCGGTTAGCACAAGGTAGTTTGACCCTGTCGGAGACCCGTCCGGTATCCGCTGCCGGCGGGGCGCAGCCGCCTGGCGGCGATGACGGCGGTCGCTCGAACACGGCTATCATCACGAAAACCAAACCGCGCACGAAACGGCCGAACCTTTACCGCGTTCTTCTCTTGAACGACGATTACACCCCGATGGAGTTCGTGGTGCACGTGCTGGAACGGTTCTTCAACAAGAACCGCGAGGATGCGACCCGGATCATGTTGCACGTCCATCAGAACGGCGTCGGGGAGTGTGGAGTTTTTACGTACGAAGTTGCCGAGACGAAGGTGACCCAGGTGATGGATTTCGCCCGGAAACATCAGCACCCTCTGCAATGTGTCATGGAAAAGAATTAG
- a CDS encoding glycerophosphodiester phosphodiesterase family protein — protein MSTPSWLVAKPIAHRGLHNKGEGVIENTVSAAEAAIARGFPIELDVQLTADNEAIVFHDFELNRLTGETGLVAERKLSDLSKIEIVGATGGDRIPALTDYLATIAGRTPLVIEIKSKFNGDLRLTKRVIEILADYSGPFVVKSFDPDIVAHLRANAPNITRGFIGELEYGSKADSFLTPEMKHRMANLLHFSDTQPHFLSWRVKDIPCASTHLSRVLGNLPVMTWTVRTPEDRARAEKHANQMVFEGFLP, from the coding sequence ATGAGCACCCCAAGCTGGCTCGTCGCGAAGCCCATCGCCCATCGCGGCCTCCACAACAAGGGGGAAGGCGTCATCGAGAACACCGTCTCGGCTGCTGAAGCGGCCATTGCACGTGGTTTTCCCATCGAGCTCGACGTTCAGCTGACCGCCGACAACGAGGCCATCGTCTTCCACGATTTCGAGCTCAACCGCCTGACTGGTGAGACGGGGCTCGTCGCAGAGCGCAAACTCTCCGACCTGAGCAAAATTGAGATCGTCGGCGCCACGGGCGGAGACAGGATCCCGGCGTTGACCGACTATCTCGCCACGATTGCCGGGCGTACGCCGCTGGTGATTGAGATCAAGAGCAAGTTCAACGGCGACCTGCGATTGACCAAGCGGGTCATCGAGATCCTAGCGGATTACAGCGGCCCATTCGTGGTGAAGTCGTTCGATCCGGATATCGTGGCCCATTTGCGGGCGAATGCTCCGAACATCACGCGCGGATTCATCGGCGAGCTGGAATATGGCTCGAAGGCTGACAGTTTCCTGACGCCCGAGATGAAGCACCGGATGGCCAATCTTCTGCACTTCTCGGACACGCAGCCGCACTTCCTGTCATGGCGCGTGAAGGACATCCCCTGTGCTTCGACCCATCTCAGCCGAGTCCTGGGCAACCTGCCCGTGATGACCTGGACGGTACGGACGCCGGAGGATCGCGCCCGTGCCGAAAAGCACGCCAACCAGATGGTCTTCGAGGGCTTCCTGCCCTAA